From a region of the Sphaerodactylus townsendi isolate TG3544 linkage group LG09, MPM_Stown_v2.3, whole genome shotgun sequence genome:
- the ABRA gene encoding actin-binding Rho-activating protein, with product MPSEDCQNTTSAKRAIKKIRTASLVISLARGWQQWATDHHTKQAEEPSGWVPNEETPLSIPSKKRISPKQPTSIQKDQAKADVKLPSEQEAPKENEGQSPSESEEALQKLHIRSKEVTKTVESKIYERGSGVNFLSNKYEKDECLETDKGNEDLTNIDKLLSGKISPTRRRKCSNLVSELTKGWKQIENEDKTSEKDLCHYRSDSLDTEDSGFGGDSEDRLDLEDSSQESVSAIRIKRPTSSLASRNIKAPKKYSPVHNLKGRWEGWADEHVLTQKLNPFSEEFDYELAMSTRLHKGDAGYGRPKEGTKTAERAMRAEAHIHREMKDLCFIIRTMVSLRRDGKVQVTFGELFDRYVRISDKVVGILMRARKHGMVSFEGEMLWQGRDDNVIITLLE from the exons ATGCCATCCGAAGACTGCCAGAATACTACCTCTGCTAAAAGGGCCATCAAAAAAATCAGAACAGCTAGCCTGGTTATCAGCTTGGCACGAGGTTGGCAGCAGTGGGCAACTGATCACCACACAAAACAAGCTGAGGAACCCAGCGGATGGGTGCCCAATGAGGAGACGCCATTAAGCATTCCGTCCAAAAAGAGAATATCCCCCAAGCAGCCGACATCCATCCAGAAAGACCAAGCAAAGGCTGATGTGAAGTTGCCATCAGAACAGGAGGCaccaaaagaaaatgaaggacagAGTCCAAGTGAGTCCGAAGAAGCCCTCCAGAAACTGCACATTAGAAGCAAAGAAGTGACCAAAACAGTTGAAAGCAAAATCTATGAAAGAGGAAGTGGAGTTAATTTTCTCAGCAACAAATATGAAAAAGATGAGTGTCTGGAGACAGACAAGGGTAACGAAGACCTCACAAACATTGACAAACTCCTCAGTGGTAAAATATCTCCTACAAGAAGGAGAAAATGTTCTAACCTGGTATCAGAGCTGACGAAGGGATGGAAACAGATAGAAAATGAGGACAAAACCTCAGAAAAAGACCTATGCCATTATCGCAGCGACAGCTTGGATACTGAGGACAGTGGCTTTGGAGGAGATTCTGAGGACAGGCTTGATCTAGaagacagcagccaagaaagtgtGAGTGCCATAAGGATAAAACGTCCCACATCATCACT TGCCAGCAGAAACATCAAAGCGCCAAAGAAATACAGTCCTGTTCACAACCTGAAGGGAAGATGGGAAGGGTGGGCGGATGAACATGTTCTAACACAAAAACTCAACCCCTTTAGTGAAGAATTCGACTATGAGCTTGCCATGAGTACCCGCCTGCACAAAGGAGACGCGGGCTACGGTCGTCCCAAAGAGGGGACAAAAACggcagaaagggccatgagagcgGAGGCCCACATCCACCGAGAAATGAAGGACTTGTGCTTCATCATTCGGACAATGGTCTCTCTCCGACGCGATGGCAAGGTACAAGTCACTTTTGGAGAATTATTTGACAGATACGTCCGTATTTCAGATAAGGTTGTTGGAATACTCATGAGGGCCAGGAAACACGGGATGGTCAGCTTTGAAGGAGAAATGTTGTGGCAAGGCCGAGATGATAATGTGATAATAACTTTGTTAGAATAA